The DNA region TCACTTGACACGGGCCGTGTCGGGAGGAAGGCCAAGAGAGAAAAAGTAATGCACAAGACAATGATCTGACACGTCCGCCGGTGTCagctgacatggcccgtgtcaaCCTGACACTGCCAGTGTCAGCCTGACATGGCCAGTGTCATCCTGACACGGCCAGTGTCATTCTAAAACGCTAATTTTCCAGTTTTCGGGCTTTTTCACCGGGCTTAAGTTACAGAGACGTTTTAGACATTTCCACCTTCTaccaagggattttcactatattaggagAGTTTCTACAATAGAAAAGGGGGACCTTGGAAGGAGGCGAACACAAAATTGTCAGCCGAtcaaggattacagagatcaaggaatttGGAGAACGAAAGGTTTCATGAGAagaagcgattgaagatccaagttatccaattacttgtaatgtgtatttttattcttgaatttattttgaataatatgggtagctaaaccccccaatgctagggggtgtccctaatttagaattgtaatgactatgagtttacaattgcatttataatattgtttttatggtaatcttttgatgtgtttaatgctttctctttcggaacaatcgagattgttgtatggttatcaataAGGCTGGACCaccattgataaggttttcattAGATTACTCTGCAGTAtatatcacctaggactagggataccctttatgaatcagagcattcttgatataataaaacttaacttcaccctaattgcctatggacatagaaattaggctagaatgattaaaggttttctcaccaaggacttgggagaaaatacccttgagaactggtagtaattgatatttgttgatgtaatagtgactcagagttgttgcagggataaatcatacaccttccctgacattgttcctcttaccttacaaacccttatttttcattattattttcttttgcctttattttttataattttgaatttaaaaaccccaattataatttttgtttaattgaacgatgaattgaactcaatattaacttgcagtccttgagatcgacattcggggaatttcccctttattactataacaggcaaaatagtacacttgctatttttctgaTCAAGTTTTTtgcgccgttgtcggggactgccaaatatagagtttaatttaaagttcaattaaaattttgtttctctggaataaaattatttttctgtcatttatatattttcattcactaatttgtgtatgcgaggagagccCTCAATAGgatttctttttgacgcagaaatcgaATGAACCCTTTACCGGAGACACAAAAACGCTAgattggattccaaagaagaagttccctctGATCACTCAGATTTAGAAAAAGAAACTATAGTTGAAATCCCTCAATAACAAGGGAAAATGAATCGTTGAGCCATGCaacgttaaacaaagcgcttcgtgcGAGGCAAACCACACATTGTCATTTCTATATATagtttgtgtttgcttgttattTTAGGTGTACACAGTGCCTTGCATAAAAGGGCGAAGGTACTCACATGGAAAAAGTTGGAAAATGAGCCGAACAACAACCTAGCATGACCCGTGTCAGGCCTGCAGATTTGAAATTTGTTGGGAAAATTTGTTTTTCGTATGCGCATATCGCACTTTCCACCCCATCCCCCTCAGTATGGAACTATGAGTCACCCTCCTTCTATCTTGTTCTAAAATATTgaggccaatgtttagttcaagtgtgggggagggtTTACTATGCtgtttgcttttatttttgttttgttttatgttttatttgattaGGTCCCAATTTTTACCATTTcacatttggtttatttttaATATCAGGTATCATGTGTTGCATGTATTTCAGGGTCTTGGTGTACTGTTGGATTAGGTTATGACCATGAGTGGtagtggatgaaaggatcactCCATTTACggttgcttgttgtgaaggatcttcccagaaagttgatattgctgaagaaaagatcgGACACAACTTCTAAAGCTCAACTAACGTAGGCTCCTTGTGTATTCCGAGTTGAGTAAGAAGTCGCATCATACTCGAAGTATTGTGGATGTtgtcaagctttacctaacatggtgagtgcataaaaagccaaacacatttgtcatcatgagcgatattcaggtatgtctttatcactctgactCTGCATAGGTTCTCTGGGAATTTCACTGCATGTATACAtacactgaggcacgttgtttgatTATATCCCTGAGCCTTTCTAGTCATCCCGTTAAtgttatcctttgttaaccccatttgagcctgtaCCCTTTGTTTGTCTAACCACATAAATGTAACCAATGGCCaaaaacacttccttaccctgttcgGAGTCAATGTGATGCCACTAAGCTGTgttaaattctaagtttggggtaaactccataagtatcaaaaaccaaggtgagtacggaaaaaaaataagaagaaaaacGACCATAAAAAATTGAGAAAATGAAATGTAGTCGATGGTTCGAAAGAAGCACTCACCGAAGAAAGATCACTCagttgaaaaaaataaaataaaaaagaatattAAAGAAAAACTGagaaattgaaaaagaaaagaataaaacaCAGTGAAAAGAATATTAAGATTGACTTTGAACCCAAAACCActtgtttttccttttgtttgtatttaccacaccataactcaagccccgttacaacccgaaatacctcaaaaagtgtgtgttgtgtgtagttgctatgaaaggagaaactattcaaacttatgagttgatattgcatattctaaattgggagtgaaaacactttaaccccgagagacttcgtgagagtgtgatataagctgacaggtgaagcgGTACCTCAATGAGAAAGTGCGGAAgaaaactcattaggaaaagcAGGAAGTATAAAAGGGAGAGTGAAGGTGTTGGCGAAAGATCTCAACAGTATCATGCTAAGAATACAAATTTTGGAAAGTGACACTTTGTTGTATAGgacattacttgggacaagcaatgagttaagtttggggttgtgatcggtcatcattttcactatgtttttggtgcttatccgacaagaaaccaaggattttgagacattGTGTACGCATTATGGTTTTCCTTTGAAGTTAATTCTCATTCCCATAAGTTATTTAAGAAATGTTATTAATTGTTAGTTTTAttgtgttttcgtgattttacgcttTGGTTTTTGTGTTTATACCCTCCAGGTCCACGGAGAAGATCCAACAGACTCAAtgcgagaaagtggaaagttATGGTGGTCGAAAACAAGAAGATTTCACAGTTCAGAAggcctgacatggccacccgtgtgACCTGACACGGGCCGTATCAGGAGGAAGGCCAAGAAAGAATAAGTAATGCCGAAGACAGTGGTCTGACACGATCGCTCGTGTCAACTGACaccgcccgtgtcagctgacacagcCAGTGTCAACCTAACACGACCAGTGTCAGCCCAAAATGctaattttctatttttcagGCTTTTTCACCGTGCTTAAGTTGCATGgacgttttggagatttccaccttctgcCAAGGGATTTTCTTTATATTTCGAGAGTTTCTATAATAGAAAAGGGGATCTTGGAAGGAGGCGAACACAAAATTGTCAGACGATCAAGGATTACAAAGATTAAAGAATTTGGAGAACagaaggttttcatgagcggaagcgattgaagatccaagtcatccaattacatgtaatgtgtatttttattcttgaacttgttttgaacaatatgggtagctaaaccccccaatgctagggggtgtccctgatttagaattgtaatgactatgagtttacgattgcatttataatattgtttttacggtaatattttgatgtgtttaatgctttctctttcggatcaatcgagattgttgtatggttatcaataaggctggaccgccattgataaggttttcattagattactctacagtagataccacctaggactagggatatcctgtatgaatcagagcattcttgatataataaagcttaacttcaccctaattgcctaaggacatagaaattagggtagaatgattaaaggttttctcagCAAGGAtttgggagaaaatacccttgagaactagtaataattgatatttgttgatgcaatagtgactcagagttgttgCAGGGATAAATaatacaccttccctggcattgttcctcttaccttgcaaacccttatttttcattattattttattttgcctttattttttataattttgaattaaCAACCacaattataatttttgtttaattgaacgatgaattgaactcaatattaacttgcaatccttgagatcgacattcggggaatttcccctttattactataacaggaaaaatagtacacttgctatttttctgaTCAGTGCACTTTTAGGTGTCCCTTGAATCCTGATCGGATGGGTGGTAGGGAAGGACTGGTCAACTTTCAACCTCCCTTTTTGCCAAGCGTTCCTTTCTCTCAACTAAATGTTATGTTTATTTTTTCCTCTGGCAAATGATATAGAGAAAAGAACTTAGGAAAATATTCAAGGAAATATATCAAACAAAAAGGTTATCCAGTAAAAAACTCTCCTAGAAAATCACCTATCATGCTATAATCTCCTAGATCCAAGGAAATCAAGGTCCATGAGCACATGAACTGGAAGACAAACAATTCCTGAATCACTTTCTGCTCAAAGTGGGTAAGATCATCCGAAGAGATTCCATCTATGATGGCCATGTTGTATCTCTCATCTTTAGAACATGGTTATAGGATCACATCCCCCTCGTATCCCATGCTAGAGAGCCTGCTTTTTTGCCTCAAAGTTGCTATTAGTTCCTCATTAAAAATACAAGTATACAAAGTCCCACACTTTAACACATTTATCACCTTTTCCCATTGACTCTTAATAAGATCCAGGAAAATATGAATGTTATTAACAAAGATCACTGGATCACAAACTATAATATCAAAAGTGTGATTGTCTGTTATGGGCATCCCAGAGAGAAGCCAATGACATGTGGAAAACATACTTGTATCTATATTCAAAGGCTTGGAAGACACACTTTACACTCGAACGGACTCTTGACTGTTTGGAAAATAATTGAGCAGAAAAAGGTTAGAAGAGGAAAACTTATGGtttttataagggaaaaattAGTTGTATGGGAAACCTATCCCCATATGAGTATCATAACAATTACAAGGAAGGGAAAAATCCCCTATATCTGACACACGTGCAAGAAGTGAGGAAAAATTGGCTTCCTAAAGAAATTCATCATCAATTGTATTTAATGCAACACATGATTTTCCTGATTGGAACTTCAATCTCTTTTAGCTGACAAACATTCAATTTCTTTCAGTGGTTGGTGTTTGAATTCACATAGCTGACGCGTCGGTTGCATCACTAACACCTGAGAGAATTCCTTAAGCCCAACCACGCACAAGGTAATGCCTCGTAATTGAAATCCCGCCTAAGGAACTCAATCAAGTATCGCTTGAGAGACTCGACAAGGCTCTTCACGAAGGTTGAAAGATGAGTTAGGGGTTAAAACACTTTGGCCTCTATAAGCCCATGTGCTTGAGGGATTGTGTAGTGGTATAATTTAGAGATATCTTGGGGGTGGGATAATTTAGAGATATCTTGGGGGTGGGGTGAATGGAACACGTTTTGGATTCATCTTTTGTTAATCTCCATTGCATTAGTTCTAGTGCACCCTTTTTTGGTTCGAGCGCCCCTTGTCTAGATATGTAGCCCGAATCTCCAGTTTTCCCGTCCATAATGTGTGATTGTCCATAGAACATATATTCGATCAACAGACATTATATACGAGGTCATGAGACTTAACCATACCTCCTAAATTTCGAGGAATCTACCACTTATATTTGAAGTGGTTGCTAAATTATAAGAAGACTCAATTTAGATTcataaattatatatatatatatatatatatatatatatatatatatatatataatatatatatattatatatatatatatatatatattatatatatatatatatatatatatatatatatattatatatatatatatatatatatatatatatatatatatataatatatatatatatattatatatatatatatatatattatatatatatatatatatatatatatatatatatatatatatatatatattatatcaTTTCATTGAGGGAGACAACCGATAACATATAAAAATAGTCAGATACACTAACTTTTCACCTCACATAAACTATTTCTCAACACCCTAACAATTCAAAAGCTTTAGACACTACTTATCTATTATGGGTTATCAAACTTTTATACCTGTAGGTAAAAAACGATACCCAAATGCAATTTCACCTTACACACATAATATTTCATAATAAAAGCCAAGTTATATAAAAAATTAACCATGACAAACCACCCATGTAGTAATATTtacaattaaaaataaacaacctACTAGAAAATTGGAATATAATATCTTTGAGTCCTATCATAAGAGGCCATTTTCCTTGGTGGGACCATATGGGCCATTTCTAGTTTTGTCATCTTCAATATAGATAAGCACTCAAAACTATGTCATGTAGCTCACTCATGGCCTTAATTAATGGTAGCTTGTTCTTTCAAGTCATAACGAAATTCCAAGAAAGCCACATCCATCTATAATTAATTCAATAAAATCACCTAATATTTTAATTTCCAACTTATatttattcttttttttcttcCATTTATTATCCTATCCTAGCTTCAAATTACTCTTTTAGATTCAAAATTCACTCTCTTGGAGATGGATCTTGATGAATGGGAATCAGTCTCTGATGATGGCTACTTTGAGATGGAATATTTGTATCCATCACCACCAAGAAAACAAAACCAACTTGTGCCTTTACAAATTCCCTTGGAACTCAAAATTGGTAACACATCAAAGGATGTTTTGTTGAAAGACATAACAAAGAATCAATCTTTTGTAGATGATCAAGAAGAAAATGTGTCGCAAGTTTTCTTTAAGATTAAGGAAAATGAATTTGTTGACATGAAAATTGAGTCACCAAAGTCAAGTAGTAGCAAAGAGATTGTTACTTCACCAAGAATGGTTATTGAGAAAGATGTGTTTGGTAAGAAAGAGGATTCAAGTTGGGAAGAAGAGAACAATAGTGGTTTTAGTTTGTGGAAATGGAGTCTTAGTGGTGTTGGTGCTATTTGTACTTTTGGTGTTGTTGCTGCTTCTATCTGTGTTGTGTATTTTGGAAGCCAACAAAGGAAGAAACTTCAACAAGACAAGAAGATTATGTTCCAAATCTATGCTGATGACAAGGTTAGTAAATTTCTTAGTTTTTCAAATGTTTCTTTTCTTATAATTAAGTTAATCATATAATTAATTTAACACATCAATCGGTTTGCTAATAACTAATTTCATTCCATAAAACCTTATAAACGATTAAAATTATGGAATCTTATTATGATTTAGTATATATCACGATGAAGTATACATCCTTTTGatgatatttttttatgaatcAAAATAATATAAACTGAATCTCAGTCGTAATAGCTAATTATCTTATTATATAAGATTAGTTTTCTCAGATCATGACTGCAAAATTTATTCAAAAATTATGTTCTAGAGAATAAAGTGCTGACTTAGCAAAGATAGAATTTTACTATTTCTTCAAAGTTTTTTTGAAATATTAGACTAAATTTGATGTTAAAGTTGAATTGATTATGAATTATTGTAT from Lathyrus oleraceus cultivar Zhongwan6 chromosome 1, CAAS_Psat_ZW6_1.0, whole genome shotgun sequence includes:
- the LOC127125900 gene encoding uncharacterized protein LOC127125900, coding for MDLDEWESVSDDGYFEMEYLYPSPPRKQNQLVPLQIPLELKIGNTSKDVLLKDITKNQSFVDDQEENVSQVFFKIKENEFVDMKIESPKSSSSKEIVTSPRMVIEKDVFGKKEDSSWEEENNSGFSLWKWSLSGVGAICTFGVVAASICVVYFGSQQRKKLQQDKKIMFQIYADDKRIKQVVQHATKLNEAISAVRGVPITRAHITVGGNYDVFD